A stretch of the Macaca thibetana thibetana isolate TM-01 chromosome X, ASM2454274v1, whole genome shotgun sequence genome encodes the following:
- the LOC126946168 gene encoding cytochrome c oxidase subunit 7A2, mitochondrial-like: protein MLRNLLALCQIGQRTISTTSRRHLQNKVPEKQKLFQEDDGIALYLKGGIADVLLYRATMVLGVGGTAYALYQLAVAAFPKKQE from the coding sequence ATGCTGCGGAATCTGCTGGCTCTCTGTCAGATTGGACAGAGAACCATAAGCACTACTTCCCGcagacatttacaaaataaagttccagagaaacaaaaactgtTCCAGGAGGATGATGGAATTGCACTGTATCTAAAGGGTGGGATAGCTGATGTCCTCCTGTATAGAGCCACCATGGTTCTTGGAGTTGGTGGAACAGCATATGCCTTGTATCAGCTGGCTGTGGCTGCATTTCCCAAGAAGCAAGAGTGA